A single genomic interval of Nostoc commune NIES-4072 harbors:
- a CDS encoding IS630 family transposase (programmed frameshift), with amino-acid sequence MRTQHLQTTSLPVEVATAIAELQDFIAACRDAREARKALAVKLVYQDYLYEEIQTILDVSLGSITGWKQAYEQDGINGLRLNHKGRKSYLSHEQQEEVLSWLQTKDNWELGELEYKLAFEYDVVYESKQSYYDLFDAASISWKKTTKLNPKANPDAVAEKKNEIETLLASKRSEIEAGKLRVLLIDECHLMWGDLSGYVWGRTDQEITVPVVNEREKQTYYGAVDYLERKLLLKAYDRGNSKNTIDYLQYLLTESGNQQLLIFWDGATYHRSKEIQSFLDELNQGLQPEQWKIHCIRFAPNCPEQNPIEDIWLQAKTWVRRFCSLIPTFSHLKWMFEWFIRHTTFDFSTLGMYGVFSKIK; translated from the exons ATGAGAACTCAGCATCTACAAACTACATCACTCCCGGTAGAAGTAGCAACTGCGATCGCAGAATTACAAGACTTTATCGCCGCTTGTCGCGATGCCCGTGAGGCAAGAAAAGCCTTAGCAGTTAAGTTGGTTTACCAAGATTACTTGTACGAAGAGATTCAAACAATTTTAGACGTGTCTTTAGGTTCGATAACAGGTTGGAAGCAAGCTTACGAGCAGGATGGAATCAACGGACTACGGTTGAACCACAAAGGACGAAAAAGCTACCTGAGTCACGAACAGCAAGAAGAAGTGTTGAGTTGGCTACAAACCAAGGACAATTGGGAGCTTGGGGAACTGGAGTATAAACTAGCCTTTGAATATGACGTCGTTTATGAGTCAAAACAAAGTTACTATGATTTATTCGATGCAGCTTCTATCAGTTGGAAGAAAACCACAAAGCTAAATCCCAAAGCCAATCCAGATGCTGTTGCAGAAAAAAAAA ACGAAATTGAAACCTTGTTGGCAAGTAAGCGTTCCGAAATCGAAGCCGGAAAATTGAGGGTATTGCTAATTGATGAGTGTCATTTAATGTGGGGAGACTTAAGTGGCTATGTATGGGGGAGAACTGACCAGGAAATAACGGTTCCAGTGGTAAATGAGCGAGAGAAACAAACATATTACGGAGCAGTCGACTATCTTGAACGAAAATTACTGCTTAAAGCTTATGACAGGGGAAATTCAAAAAATACTATTGATTACCTGCAATATCTGCTAACTGAGTCTGGTAACCAGCAACTGCTGATTTTTTGGGATGGTGCTACTTACCACCGTTCTAAAGAAATCCAAAGCTTTTTAGATGAGCTTAATCAAGGTTTGCAACCAGAACAATGGAAAATTCACTGCATTCGTTTTGCTCCTAATTGTCCAGAGCAAAATCCTATTGAAGATATCTGGTTGCAGGCTAAAACATGGGTTCGACGTTTTTGTTCCTTAATTCCAACATTTTCTCATTTAAAGTGGATGTTTGAGTGGTTTATTCGACACACTACCTTTGATTTCAGCACTCTTGGGATGTACGGAGTTTTTTCAAAAATCAAATAG
- the secA gene encoding preprotein translocase subunit SecA, translating into MLKLLLGDPNARKLKKYQPSVTEINLLEEEIKALSDEELKGKTVEFKQRFAKGETLDDLLPEAYAVVREAGRRVLGLRHFDVQLLGGIILHVGQIAEMKTGEGKTLVATLPSYLNGLTGKGVHVVTVNDYLARRDAEWMGQVHRFLGLSVGLIQSTMTPSERQKNYDCDITYVTNSEVGFDYLRDNMATSMADVVQRPFNYCVIDEVDSILIDEARTPLIISGQVERPTEKYLQAAEIAFTLKKDEHYDVDEKARNVLLTDEGFAESENLLGVTDLFDPEDPWAHFIFNAIKAKELFLKDVNYIVRNGEVVIVDEFTGRVLPGRRWSDGLHQAIEAKEHVEIQPETQTLATITYQNLFLLYPKLGGMTGTAKTEEPEFEKIYKLEVAVIPTNRDRRREDLSDMVFKTEPGKWGAIARECAEMHELGRPVLVGTTSVEKSELLSRLLKELAIPHELLNARPENVEREAEIVAQAGRKGAVTIATNMAGRGTDIILGGNSEYMARLKLREYFMPRIVMPESEDSFGVQRPAGLPTGHGGGQGFVPGKKVKTWRASPEIFPTQLTKETEKLLKDAVEIAVREYGDRSLPELEAEDKVAVAAEKAPIDDPVILKLREAYNRVKHEYEQFTTREHDEVVGIGGLHVIGTERHESRRIDNQLRGRAGRQGDPGTTRFFLSLEDNLLRIFGGERVKGLMDAFQVEEDMPIESGMLTRSLEGAQKKVETYYYDIRKQVFEYDEVMNNQRRAIYAERRRVLEGQDLKEQVIKYAEKTMDDIVDYYINVDLPSEEWELEKLVDKVKEFVYLLADLQPNQLEDMTVSEIKAFLHEQVRIAYDLKEAQIDQVQPGLMRQAERFFILQRIDTLWREHLQQMDALRESVGLRGYGQKDPLIEYKSEGYELFLDMMVNIRRDVVYSLFMFQPQPQQMVQPSSEMV; encoded by the coding sequence ATGCTAAAACTTTTGTTGGGCGACCCCAACGCTCGTAAGCTTAAAAAATACCAACCTTCTGTTACTGAAATTAACCTTCTAGAGGAAGAAATTAAGGCTCTTTCCGATGAGGAGTTAAAAGGTAAAACCGTCGAATTTAAACAACGGTTTGCCAAAGGCGAAACTCTAGATGACCTATTGCCCGAAGCTTACGCCGTTGTCCGGGAAGCAGGACGGCGAGTCTTAGGCTTGCGGCACTTTGATGTTCAACTCCTTGGCGGTATCATTTTGCATGTAGGGCAAATTGCCGAAATGAAAACCGGTGAGGGTAAAACGCTTGTAGCAACCTTACCGAGTTACTTAAATGGCCTTACTGGGAAAGGTGTACACGTCGTCACTGTGAACGATTACCTAGCTCGTCGGGATGCTGAATGGATGGGACAGGTGCATCGGTTCTTGGGGTTGAGTGTGGGGCTAATCCAGTCAACCATGACTCCGAGCGAACGCCAGAAAAACTATGATTGCGATATTACTTATGTTACCAACAGCGAGGTAGGGTTTGACTACCTGCGGGATAACATGGCGACATCAATGGCAGATGTGGTGCAACGCCCGTTTAATTATTGCGTGATTGACGAGGTAGACTCGATTTTAATTGATGAGGCGCGGACACCGCTAATTATTTCTGGGCAGGTAGAAAGACCTACGGAAAAGTATCTGCAAGCGGCTGAAATCGCATTCACACTCAAAAAAGACGAGCATTATGATGTGGATGAAAAAGCTCGTAACGTGCTTTTGACAGATGAAGGATTTGCAGAATCAGAAAATCTTTTAGGAGTCACAGATTTATTTGACCCCGAAGATCCTTGGGCGCACTTCATTTTCAATGCGATTAAAGCCAAAGAACTTTTTCTTAAGGATGTAAATTACATCGTCCGTAATGGCGAAGTGGTAATTGTGGATGAATTTACCGGTCGGGTGCTACCCGGACGGCGTTGGAGTGATGGATTACACCAAGCTATTGAAGCCAAAGAACACGTAGAAATTCAGCCAGAAACTCAAACTCTAGCGACAATTACTTATCAAAATCTGTTTTTGCTGTATCCAAAACTGGGTGGAATGACCGGAACGGCAAAAACGGAAGAACCGGAATTTGAAAAAATTTACAAATTGGAAGTTGCGGTAATTCCTACTAACCGCGATCGCAGACGCGAAGATTTGTCTGATATGGTCTTTAAGACAGAACCAGGCAAGTGGGGTGCGATCGCTAGAGAATGTGCCGAAATGCACGAACTCGGTAGACCTGTATTAGTAGGAACCACTAGTGTAGAAAAGTCCGAACTTCTGAGTCGGCTGCTGAAGGAATTGGCGATTCCCCACGAATTACTAAATGCCCGTCCCGAAAACGTTGAGCGTGAGGCGGAAATCGTCGCCCAAGCTGGACGAAAAGGTGCTGTTACCATTGCTACTAACATGGCTGGTAGAGGTACAGACATCATTCTGGGTGGTAACTCCGAATACATGGCACGTCTGAAGCTGCGGGAATACTTCATGCCCCGGATCGTTATGCCAGAGTCAGAAGATAGCTTTGGCGTTCAAAGACCAGCCGGATTGCCTACAGGACATGGCGGTGGTCAAGGCTTTGTCCCTGGTAAAAAAGTTAAAACTTGGCGGGCTTCGCCAGAAATTTTCCCCACCCAATTGACAAAAGAAACAGAAAAACTACTCAAAGATGCAGTAGAAATTGCGGTGCGTGAATATGGCGATCGCAGTTTACCGGAATTGGAAGCTGAAGACAAGGTAGCTGTGGCCGCAGAAAAAGCTCCTATCGATGACCCTGTAATTCTGAAATTGCGAGAAGCTTACAACCGCGTTAAGCACGAATACGAACAATTTACTACCCGCGAACATGATGAGGTAGTGGGAATCGGTGGTTTGCACGTAATTGGTACAGAACGTCACGAATCACGGCGGATTGATAACCAGTTGCGTGGACGTGCAGGAAGACAAGGCGACCCTGGAACCACGAGATTCTTCCTCAGTTTAGAGGATAACCTACTGCGGATTTTTGGTGGCGAGCGCGTTAAAGGGTTAATGGATGCTTTCCAAGTGGAAGAAGATATGCCCATCGAATCTGGGATGCTCACCCGCAGTTTGGAAGGCGCACAGAAAAAAGTTGAAACCTACTACTACGACATCCGTAAGCAGGTATTTGAGTATGACGAGGTGATGAACAATCAACGTCGGGCTATTTACGCTGAACGCCGCCGGGTGTTAGAAGGTCAAGACTTGAAAGAACAAGTAATCAAGTACGCCGAAAAAACGATGGATGACATCGTTGACTACTATATCAACGTAGACTTACCCTCGGAAGAGTGGGAGTTGGAAAAACTGGTTGACAAAGTTAAAGAATTCGTCTATCTATTAGCGGATTTGCAACCAAATCAATTAGAAGATATGACAGTTAGCGAGATTAAAGCCTTCCTGCATGAACAGGTGCGAATTGCTTACGACCTCAAAGAAGCGCAGATTGACCAAGTTCAACCCGGACTGATGCGCCAAGCAGAACGCTTCTTTATTTTGCAACGCATTGATACACTGTGGCGGGAACACCTGCAACAAATGGATGCCTTGCGCGAATCGGTGGGATTACGTGGTTACGGTCAAAAAGACCCACTGATTGAGTATAAGAGCGAGGGTTACGAATTGTTCTTGGATATGATGGTCAACATCCGCCGAGATGTGGTGTACTCGTTGTTCATGTTCCAGCCGCAGCCGCAGCAGATGGTGCAGCCTTCGTCTGAGATGGTGTAG
- a CDS encoding cytochrome C has translation MSIFVKRKIRDRENRPSYSNRLVLQQSAERQFKRQFFGLLLVIVTWSLAMGWLLALATNAQSATPTAEIGTVDVVPAQYQLGQELYLENCSTCHIGLPPAVFPTQTWKNLLQDSQHYGAQLKPLVDPPRILVWKYLSTFSRVKRDDEETPYRLNDSRYFKALHPGVELPRPVQLGSCVSCHQGASDYNFRRLTGEWK, from the coding sequence ATGTCAATTTTTGTTAAGCGCAAAATCCGCGATCGCGAAAATCGCCCGTCTTACAGCAATCGCCTTGTACTACAGCAAAGTGCCGAACGCCAATTCAAACGTCAATTTTTCGGTTTACTTTTGGTAATTGTCACTTGGAGCCTAGCTATGGGTTGGCTTTTAGCCTTAGCAACTAATGCCCAAAGTGCTACTCCCACCGCCGAAATTGGCACTGTTGATGTAGTGCCTGCACAGTATCAATTAGGACAAGAACTGTATTTGGAAAACTGCTCCACCTGCCACATCGGCTTACCACCAGCCGTTTTCCCCACCCAAACTTGGAAAAATCTCCTGCAAGACTCGCAGCACTACGGCGCACAACTAAAGCCTTTAGTCGATCCGCCACGTATCTTGGTGTGGAAATATCTTTCGACTTTCTCTCGTGTTAAGCGAGACGACGAAGAAACACCATATCGCCTTAATGACTCGCGTTATTTTAAAGCTTTGCATCCAGGAGTTGAGTTACCACGTCCCGTCCAGCTTGGCAGCTGTGTCAGTTGTCATCAAGGCGCTAGCGATTATAATTTCCGCCGCCTGACAGGAGAATGGAAGTGA
- a CDS encoding type II toxin-antitoxin system RelE/ParE family toxin: MQSDNAVSIRFSDEFEQELYRLSKRFRNIRSDVQPIIEQLQQRNFVGDRIAGIGEEYIVYKVRVRNSNIQKGKSAGYRLIYQVESPTSILLLTIYSKSDREDIGANEIREIVADFSSESG; encoded by the coding sequence ATGCAGAGTGATAATGCGGTTTCAATTCGATTTTCCGATGAGTTTGAGCAGGAACTTTACAGACTATCAAAGAGATTCCGCAATATTCGCTCTGATGTTCAACCGATTATTGAGCAATTACAACAAAGGAATTTTGTAGGAGATAGGATTGCGGGCATTGGTGAAGAGTATATTGTTTACAAGGTAAGAGTACGCAACAGTAATATTCAAAAAGGTAAGAGTGCTGGATACCGATTGATTTATCAGGTTGAGTCACCTACAAGTATTTTGCTACTAACAATTTATTCCAAATCTGACCGAGAAGATATTGGTGCAAATGAAATCCGAGAGATTGTGGCTGATTTTTCTAGTGAGTCAGGTTAA
- a CDS encoding type II toxin-antitoxin system RelN family antitoxin yields MKAIEVTGRIDSQGNLVLDEPIQGSTYPHQVRVIVLIPEPAEAEEVDPDDTPVEEIKASLRRALQQAKAGQTRPLSELWDRIDAE; encoded by the coding sequence ATGAAAGCGATCGAAGTTACCGGTAGGATTGACTCTCAAGGAAACCTAGTTTTAGATGAGCCGATTCAGGGAAGCACTTATCCTCATCAGGTTCGGGTAATTGTGTTGATTCCAGAACCAGCAGAAGCAGAAGAGGTTGACCCTGATGATACACCCGTTGAAGAGATTAAAGCTAGCTTGAGGAGAGCCTTACAGCAAGCAAAAGCTGGTCAAACTAGACCACTTAGTGAACTATGGGACAGGATTGATGCAGAGTGA
- a CDS encoding AAA family ATPase — MREKIDALTQNLALTIVGKAEAIRLVLVALLGGGHALLEDVPGVGKTLLAKSLARSLDGKFQRLQCTPDLLPTDITGTNIWNPKNGEFTYLPGPIFTNILLADEINRATPRTQSALLEVMEEHQVTVDGVSRAVPQPFFVIATQNPIEYQGTFPLPEAQMDRFMLSLSLGYPSEPEELLMLQNLQNGVKVADLQPCITLAEVQELRYLCSQVKVAPSLQQYILELVRVTRQDEEITLGVSPRGTLALQRATQALAFLLGRDYAIPDDVKFLVPHVLCHRLIPRGGRNARTVVERLLRSVSIP, encoded by the coding sequence ATGAGAGAAAAAATTGACGCTTTAACACAAAATCTGGCTCTTACCATCGTTGGCAAAGCTGAGGCAATACGCTTAGTGCTAGTAGCCTTGCTAGGTGGTGGTCATGCCCTGTTAGAAGATGTCCCTGGTGTTGGTAAAACCTTACTCGCTAAATCTTTAGCTCGTTCATTGGATGGTAAATTTCAACGGCTACAATGTACCCCCGATTTACTGCCAACTGATATTACTGGTACTAACATCTGGAACCCAAAAAACGGCGAATTTACTTATCTTCCTGGACCAATTTTTACCAATATCCTCCTAGCTGACGAAATTAACCGTGCTACACCCCGCACTCAGTCAGCTTTACTAGAAGTAATGGAAGAACATCAGGTAACAGTCGATGGTGTCTCTCGTGCAGTTCCTCAGCCCTTTTTTGTCATTGCCACTCAAAACCCGATTGAGTATCAAGGTACTTTTCCCCTGCCGGAAGCGCAAATGGATCGGTTCATGTTGTCGCTGAGTTTGGGCTATCCTTCCGAGCCAGAAGAACTCCTTATGCTGCAAAATCTCCAAAATGGTGTGAAGGTTGCTGATTTGCAACCTTGTATTACCTTGGCAGAAGTACAGGAATTGCGTTACCTCTGCTCTCAAGTAAAAGTGGCACCCTCCTTGCAACAGTACATCCTCGAATTGGTACGAGTAACACGGCAAGATGAGGAAATAACCCTTGGTGTTAGTCCGCGTGGCACATTAGCATTACAACGGGCTACCCAAGCGCTAGCTTTTCTATTAGGGCGTGATTATGCCATTCCTGATGATGTGAAATTTCTCGTCCCTCATGTTCTTTGCCATCGCCTGATTCCTAGAGGAGGACGCAACGCTAGAACTGTTGTTGAGCGATTATTGCGATCGGTTTCTATTCCTTAA
- a CDS encoding bifunctional riboflavin kinase/FAD synthetase codes for MLNLSKNGCSVWVASSSVGLLTPTAIALGKFDGVHLGHQRVIQPVLHTDDQLSVTSSPQSKEKQEYIYSTVVTFDPHPQEFFTGQPRTLLTPLDEKVQQLRSLGVEQLVLLPFDKELSALTPEEFVQKILVQQLRCQQISIGQDFCFGEKRSGTAKDLQLIAAKHNIPVTIVPLQTYTGNSPTESSCVSTNSTQDARISTSLIRQTLEQGDIENANLLLGRPYTLLGVVVQGQQLGRTIGFPTANLQLPKEKFLPRQGVYAVRVFILSETSDIVSSESLGVMNIGNRPTVNGTYSSAEVHLFDWSGDLYGKKLAVELVKFLRPEQKFASLEALKTQIQLDCVIAKEILNSEWEQ; via the coding sequence GTGCTAAATTTGTCTAAAAATGGGTGTTCTGTGTGGGTTGCTTCTTCTAGCGTTGGGCTGCTAACGCCGACTGCTATTGCCCTTGGCAAGTTTGATGGTGTTCATCTTGGTCATCAAAGGGTAATTCAGCCAGTCTTGCACACTGATGATCAGTTGTCAGTAACTAGTAGTCCGCAGTCAAAGGAAAAGCAAGAATATATTTACTCAACAGTTGTCACCTTTGACCCCCATCCACAGGAATTTTTTACGGGGCAGCCCCGGACTTTGTTAACGCCACTGGATGAAAAAGTCCAACAATTGCGATCGCTTGGGGTAGAACAACTGGTATTACTACCCTTTGACAAAGAATTATCTGCTTTGACTCCCGAAGAATTCGTCCAAAAAATTCTTGTGCAACAACTGCGATGCCAGCAAATTAGCATCGGGCAGGATTTTTGTTTTGGCGAAAAGCGCAGTGGTACTGCCAAAGATTTGCAATTAATCGCTGCCAAGCACAATATCCCCGTTACTATCGTTCCCTTACAAACTTATACAGGTAACTCGCCCACCGAAAGCAGTTGCGTCAGTACTAATTCGACTCAGGATGCCCGCATTAGCACTTCATTAATTCGGCAAACCCTTGAGCAAGGTGACATCGAAAATGCAAATTTACTACTAGGACGCCCCTACACTCTCCTTGGTGTTGTCGTTCAAGGTCAGCAATTGGGTAGAACAATTGGCTTTCCCACCGCCAACCTCCAACTACCAAAAGAAAAGTTTTTGCCCCGCCAAGGAGTCTATGCTGTCCGTGTTTTCATTCTCAGTGAAACATCAGATATCGTTTCTAGTGAAAGCTTGGGCGTAATGAATATTGGTAACCGCCCAACTGTAAATGGTACTTATTCATCTGCGGAAGTACATCTGTTCGATTGGTCTGGTGATTTGTATGGTAAAAAACTGGCTGTAGAACTAGTGAAATTTTTGCGCCCTGAACAAAAATTTGCTTCTCTAGAAGCCCTGAAAACACAAATTCAACTTGACTGTGTTATTGCTAAAGAAATTTTAAATTCTGAGTGGGAACAATAG
- a CDS encoding MBL fold metallo-hydrolase, whose product MSRIENQFTVQFWGVRGSIPSPGPNTVRYGGNTPCISMQAGDKRLIFDAGTGLHVLGQSLLRQMPLEAHIFFTHSHWDHMQGFPFFTPGFVKGNDFHIYGAIAPDGSTIEQRLNDQMLHPNFPVPLQIMQANLNFYDIRPGQPIHIDDVTVETAPLNHPGEAIGYRVNWLGGAATYITDTEHFPDRLDDNVLWLARNADILVYDSTYTDEEYYSPKSPKIGWGHSTWQEAVKVAQAANVKTLVIYHHDPAHDDDFLDGVGKQASAKFPGAIMAREGLVLQIPTSVVLSESFPVSKFST is encoded by the coding sequence ATGTCTAGGATAGAGAACCAATTTACCGTACAATTTTGGGGCGTTCGCGGCAGCATCCCCAGCCCAGGGCCAAACACCGTTCGTTACGGCGGTAATACCCCTTGCATCTCAATGCAAGCGGGCGATAAACGCTTAATTTTCGATGCAGGCACGGGACTACATGTTTTGGGGCAATCTTTGTTGCGCCAAATGCCGTTAGAAGCTCATATATTTTTTACCCACTCTCACTGGGATCACATGCAGGGTTTTCCCTTCTTTACCCCAGGATTTGTGAAGGGAAATGACTTTCATATCTACGGCGCGATCGCACCTGATGGTTCTACCATAGAACAGCGCCTCAATGACCAGATGTTGCACCCGAACTTTCCTGTACCCTTGCAAATTATGCAAGCTAATTTAAATTTCTACGACATTCGACCGGGGCAACCAATCCACATTGATGACGTTACCGTAGAAACAGCACCTTTAAACCATCCAGGTGAAGCTATAGGATACCGCGTTAACTGGCTTGGTGGTGCTGCTACTTATATCACTGATACCGAACATTTTCCCGACCGACTCGATGATAATGTGCTGTGGCTAGCTCGGAATGCTGACATTTTGGTTTACGATTCCACTTACACAGACGAGGAATACTATTCGCCCAAATCCCCGAAAATTGGCTGGGGACATTCTACCTGGCAAGAAGCGGTGAAAGTGGCACAAGCTGCTAACGTCAAAACTCTGGTAATTTACCACCACGACCCCGCACACGATGACGACTTTTTGGATGGTGTAGGAAAACAAGCATCTGCGAAATTTCCTGGGGCAATCATGGCACGGGAAGGATTGGTACTTCAGATTCCCACCTCAGTTGTCTTATCAGAATCTTTTCCTGTTAGTAAGTTTTCTACCTAA
- the surE gene encoding 5'/3'-nucleotidase SurE, with the protein MKLLISNDDGISALGIRTLANYLAEAGHDVSVVCPDRERSATGHGLTLHQPIRAEVVEGIFHPAIKAWACDGTPSDCVKLALWALLDAPPDLVLSGINQGANLGTEILYSGTVSAAMEGLIEGIPSVALSLISHTSKDFQPAAKFAKILVDQLAQKPLPDLMLLNVNIPAVKWEEIAGVTLTRQGLRHYIDVFNKRVDPRGKTYYWLTGEVIEDVEPPTGLNLLQNVPLDVHVVRKNYISITPLQYNLTYADGLNKLSEWEFNFQ; encoded by the coding sequence ATGAAATTACTAATTAGCAACGATGATGGCATTTCTGCCTTGGGGATTCGTACCCTAGCTAACTATTTGGCAGAGGCAGGTCATGATGTAAGTGTAGTTTGCCCAGATCGAGAGCGATCGGCAACTGGACACGGGTTAACTTTACACCAACCCATTCGCGCCGAAGTTGTTGAAGGGATTTTTCATCCTGCTATCAAAGCTTGGGCTTGCGATGGTACGCCTTCAGATTGCGTCAAATTGGCGCTGTGGGCTTTACTAGATGCTCCTCCCGATTTGGTTCTCTCTGGCATTAATCAAGGTGCGAATTTGGGAACTGAAATTTTGTATTCCGGCACTGTTTCTGCGGCAATGGAAGGTTTAATTGAAGGCATTCCTAGCGTAGCTTTGAGTCTTATTAGTCACACCTCTAAAGACTTTCAACCTGCTGCTAAGTTTGCCAAAATTCTCGTAGACCAGTTAGCCCAAAAACCTCTGCCAGATTTAATGTTGCTCAACGTCAATATTCCTGCGGTCAAATGGGAAGAAATTGCCGGAGTTACTCTCACTCGTCAAGGGCTACGGCATTACATTGATGTGTTTAATAAACGAGTCGATCCTCGTGGAAAAACGTACTACTGGTTAACCGGAGAGGTAATTGAGGATGTAGAACCCCCAACGGGATTAAATCTGCTGCAAAATGTACCGTTAGATGTGCATGTTGTACGTAAAAACTACATCAGTATAACTCCGTTACAATACAATCTTACTTACGCAGATGGGCTAAATAAATTGTCTGAGTGGGAATTCAATTTTCAGTGA
- the pheS gene encoding phenylalanine--tRNA ligase subunit alpha, with the protein MTSNLEAQLLALRQEGEKAIAAADTLERLEELRVNYLGKKGELGALLRSMGQMSAEERPKIGAIANTVKESLQTSLDQQRVALEAAQIQIQLEAETLDVTMPGIYSPQGRIHPLNGIIDRALDIFVGMGYTVAQGPEMETDYYNFEALNTPPDHPARDMQDTFYLPDGNLLRTHTSSVQIRYMEREEPPIRVVAPGRVYRRDNVDATHSAVFHQIELLAIDEGLTFTDLKGTIKVFLQTIFGDLPIRFRASYFPFTEPSAEVDLQWNGRWLEVMGCGMVDPNVLKSVGYDPEVYTGFAAGFGVERFAMVLHQIDDIRRLYASDLRFLQQF; encoded by the coding sequence ATGACTAGCAATTTAGAAGCTCAACTTTTAGCACTGCGGCAGGAAGGAGAAAAAGCGATCGCAGCCGCCGACACCTTAGAACGTCTAGAGGAACTCAGAGTTAACTATCTAGGTAAAAAAGGGGAACTGGGGGCACTGTTGCGAAGTATGGGGCAGATGAGTGCAGAGGAACGACCAAAAATTGGAGCGATCGCTAATACAGTCAAAGAATCCTTGCAAACTAGTCTAGACCAGCAACGCGTTGCCCTGGAAGCCGCGCAAATTCAGATACAGCTAGAGGCGGAAACTCTCGATGTTACTATGCCGGGAATTTATAGCCCCCAAGGTCGCATTCATCCCCTCAATGGTATTATCGACCGGGCACTAGATATTTTTGTTGGTATGGGCTACACCGTGGCTCAAGGGCCAGAGATGGAAACAGATTACTATAATTTCGAGGCTCTTAATACCCCACCTGACCACCCTGCTCGTGATATGCAGGATACCTTCTACTTGCCAGATGGTAATCTTTTACGCACTCATACCTCGTCAGTACAAATTCGCTACATGGAAAGAGAAGAACCACCGATTCGGGTTGTGGCTCCAGGGCGAGTTTATCGGCGAGATAATGTAGACGCGACTCACTCGGCTGTTTTCCATCAAATAGAACTTTTAGCGATTGATGAGGGATTAACGTTTACAGACCTCAAAGGCACAATTAAAGTATTTTTACAAACAATATTTGGCGATTTGCCAATTCGCTTTCGCGCCAGTTATTTTCCGTTTACTGAACCTTCGGCTGAAGTAGATTTGCAGTGGAATGGTCGCTGGCTGGAGGTAATGGGCTGCGGTATGGTCGATCCAAATGTACTTAAGTCTGTGGGTTATGATCCAGAAGTTTATACTGGGTTTGCTGCCGGTTTTGGTGTAGAACGTTTTGCAATGGTGTTACACCAAATCGATGATATTCGTCGGTTATATGCTAGTGATTTGCGGTTTTTGCAGCAATTTTAG
- a CDS encoding BrnT family toxin gives MQFTWDENKRQSNLGKHGFDFVDASQVFEGATFTFEDERYAYREQRFITLGLLRGRVVVIAHTEVGDEIRVISMREGTKREQIIFFQSLSN, from the coding sequence ATGCAGTTCACTTGGGATGAAAATAAGCGACAATCAAATTTGGGCAAACACGGGTTTGATTTCGTTGATGCTTCTCAGGTTTTTGAAGGTGCAACATTCACGTTTGAAGATGAGCGATATGCTTATCGAGAACAGCGCTTTATTACACTGGGACTATTGCGCGGGCGAGTGGTGGTGATTGCCCATACAGAAGTTGGCGATGAAATTCGTGTGATTTCGATGAGGGAGGGTACTAAACGTGAGCAAATCATTTTCTTTCAAAGCCTCTCAAACTGA